In Phaenicophaeus curvirostris isolate KB17595 unplaced genomic scaffold, BPBGC_Pcur_1.0 scaffold_682, whole genome shotgun sequence, the following proteins share a genomic window:
- the BCKDHA gene encoding 2-oxoisovalerate dehydrogenase subunit alpha, mitochondrial isoform X2 codes for MDRQGHIISPSEDPQERVLKLYQTMTLLNTMDRILYESQRQGRISFYMTNYGEEGTHVGSAAALEDTDLVFGQYREAGVLMYRGYPLDLFMAQCYGNASDPGKGRQMPVHYGCRERHFVTISSPLATQIPQAVGAAYAIKRADANRAVICYFGEGAASEGDAHAGFNFAATLECPIVFFCRNNGYAISTPTSEQYRGDGIAARGPGYGLLSIRVDGNDVFAVYNATKEARRRAVAENQPFLIEAMTYRIGHHSTSDDSSAYRSVDEVNYWDKQDHPISRLRHFMLNRGWWDEEQEKGWRKSSRKMVMEAFEEAERKPKPNPQLLFSDVYQELPPHLRRQRAALERHLQLYGEHYPLEHFEK; via the exons ATGGACCGCCAGGGCCACATCATCAGCCCCTCCGAGGACCCCCAG GAGCGGGTGCTGAAGCTCTACCAGACGATGACGCTGCTCAACACCATGGATCGCATCCTCTACGAGTCCCAGCGCCAG GGCCGGATCTCCTTCTACATGACCAACTACGGGGAGGAGGGGACCCACGTGGGCAGCGCGGCCGCCCTGGAGGACACCGACCTGGTCTTCGGGCAGTACCGCGAGGCGG GTGTCCTGATGTACCGGGGTTACCCCTTGGACCTCTTCATGGCTCAGTGTTACGGCAACGCCAGCGATCCCGGCAAAGGCCGGCAGATGCCCGTCCACTACGGGTGCCGTGAGCGGCACTTTGTCACCATCTCCTCACCGCTGGCCACGCAGATCCCTCAAG CCGTCGGAGCCGCTTACGCCATCAAACGCGCCGACGCCAACCGCGCCGTCATCTGCTACTTCGGCGAGGGGGCGGCCAGCGAGGGGGACGCCCACGCCGGCTTCAACTTCGCCGCCACCTTGGAGTGTCCCATCGTCTTCTTCTGCCGCAACAACGGCTACGCCATCTCCACCCCGACCTCCGAGCAGTACCGCGGGGACGGCATCG CGGCGCGAGGTCCCGGCTACGGGCTCCTCTCCATCCGCGTGGACGGCAACGACGTCTTCGCCGTCTACAACGCCACCAAAGAAGCTCGTCGGCGCGCGGTGGCCGAGAACCAACCCTTCCTCATCGAAGCCATGACCTACCG GATCGGCCACCACAGCACCAGCGACGACAGCTCGGCCTATCGCTCCGTGGACGAGGTCAACTACTGGGACAAGCAGGACCATCCCATCTCCCGCCTCCGGCACTTCATGCTCAACCGGGGCTGGTGGgatgaggagcaggagaagggctggaggAAGAGCTCCCGCAAGATG GTGATGGAGGCGTTCGAGGAGGCCGAGCGGAAGCCCAAGCCCAACccgcagctcctcttctccGACGTTTACCAGGAGCTGCCCCCCCACCTGCGGCGCCAGCGCGCGGCCCTCGAGCGGCACCTGCAGCTCTACGGGGAGCACTACCCCCTCGAGCACTTCGAGAAGTGA
- the BCKDHA gene encoding 2-oxoisovalerate dehydrogenase subunit alpha, mitochondrial isoform X1 — MDRQGHIISPSEDPQLPKERVLKLYQTMTLLNTMDRILYESQRQGRISFYMTNYGEEGTHVGSAAALEDTDLVFGQYREAGVLMYRGYPLDLFMAQCYGNASDPGKGRQMPVHYGCRERHFVTISSPLATQIPQAVGAAYAIKRADANRAVICYFGEGAASEGDAHAGFNFAATLECPIVFFCRNNGYAISTPTSEQYRGDGIAARGPGYGLLSIRVDGNDVFAVYNATKEARRRAVAENQPFLIEAMTYRIGHHSTSDDSSAYRSVDEVNYWDKQDHPISRLRHFMLNRGWWDEEQEKGWRKSSRKMVMEAFEEAERKPKPNPQLLFSDVYQELPPHLRRQRAALERHLQLYGEHYPLEHFEK; from the exons ATGGACCGCCAGGGCCACATCATCAGCCCCTCCGAGGACCCCCAG cTGCCCAAGGAGCGGGTGCTGAAGCTCTACCAGACGATGACGCTGCTCAACACCATGGATCGCATCCTCTACGAGTCCCAGCGCCAG GGCCGGATCTCCTTCTACATGACCAACTACGGGGAGGAGGGGACCCACGTGGGCAGCGCGGCCGCCCTGGAGGACACCGACCTGGTCTTCGGGCAGTACCGCGAGGCGG GTGTCCTGATGTACCGGGGTTACCCCTTGGACCTCTTCATGGCTCAGTGTTACGGCAACGCCAGCGATCCCGGCAAAGGCCGGCAGATGCCCGTCCACTACGGGTGCCGTGAGCGGCACTTTGTCACCATCTCCTCACCGCTGGCCACGCAGATCCCTCAAG CCGTCGGAGCCGCTTACGCCATCAAACGCGCCGACGCCAACCGCGCCGTCATCTGCTACTTCGGCGAGGGGGCGGCCAGCGAGGGGGACGCCCACGCCGGCTTCAACTTCGCCGCCACCTTGGAGTGTCCCATCGTCTTCTTCTGCCGCAACAACGGCTACGCCATCTCCACCCCGACCTCCGAGCAGTACCGCGGGGACGGCATCG CGGCGCGAGGTCCCGGCTACGGGCTCCTCTCCATCCGCGTGGACGGCAACGACGTCTTCGCCGTCTACAACGCCACCAAAGAAGCTCGTCGGCGCGCGGTGGCCGAGAACCAACCCTTCCTCATCGAAGCCATGACCTACCG GATCGGCCACCACAGCACCAGCGACGACAGCTCGGCCTATCGCTCCGTGGACGAGGTCAACTACTGGGACAAGCAGGACCATCCCATCTCCCGCCTCCGGCACTTCATGCTCAACCGGGGCTGGTGGgatgaggagcaggagaagggctggaggAAGAGCTCCCGCAAGATG GTGATGGAGGCGTTCGAGGAGGCCGAGCGGAAGCCCAAGCCCAACccgcagctcctcttctccGACGTTTACCAGGAGCTGCCCCCCCACCTGCGGCGCCAGCGCGCGGCCCTCGAGCGGCACCTGCAGCTCTACGGGGAGCACTACCCCCTCGAGCACTTCGAGAAGTGA